A genomic region of Chelmon rostratus isolate fCheRos1 chromosome 8, fCheRos1.pri, whole genome shotgun sequence contains the following coding sequences:
- the cacng6b gene encoding voltage-dependent calcium channel gamma-6 subunit: MWSNFFVQQDEEGRIGVAGAGQAGGLGGMKGGRGQRRTHKMSDSQEGKIKLAFFVCIIGVTLTVLGMGTEFWVELAQPKNFSGNQTCQMAHYGLWKGCIRTLWVADIDPERTSCGPAELPGESNCTYFKFFTSGENAVIFKKTTNKNLNLAAAILALLSLTMMVMGSICIAMSLSKGVPFFLKPASFCFILSGVLVLLSVLIFHQSVQALLSSDHSVPLHHELSWSVACVGSAGAILILGGSLFIILSLPFNPWQKCLPHKNSAT; the protein is encoded by the exons ATGTGGTCCAACTTCTTTGTACAGCAGGATGAGGAGGGCCGCATCGGGGTGGCAGGGGCCGGACAAGCTGGGGGTTTGGGTGGAATGAAAGGTGGAAGGGGACAGAGGAGGACCCACAAGATGAGTGACAGCCAGGAGGGGAAGATCAAACTGGCCTTCTTCGTGTGTATCATTGGTGTGACCCTGACGGTACTGGGCATGGGGACAGAGTTTTGGGTGGAGCTGGCCCAACCAAAGAATTTCAGCGGCAACCAGACCTGCCAGATGGCCCATTATGGCCTGTGGAAGGGCTGCATCCGCACCCTATGGGTGGCTGACATAGACCCAGAGAGGACAAGCTGTGGCCCCGCTGAACTACCTGGAG AATCCAACTGCACCTACTTCAAATTCTTCACCTCTGGGGAGAACGCAGTCATATTCAAGAAGACAACTAACAAGA atCTGAATCTAGCAGCAGCTATCCTGGCCCTTTTGAGTCTGACCATGATGGTGATGGGCTCCATCTGTATCGCCATGTCCCTCAGCAAAGGAGTGCCCTTCTTTCTCAAGCCCGCCTCCTTCTGTTTCATCCTATCAG GTGTTCTGgtcctgctctctgtcctgATATTCCACCAGTCTGTGCAGGCCTTGCTGTCCAGTGACCACTCTGTACCTTTACACCATGAGCTGTCCTGGTCCGTGGCGTGCGTGGGCTCAGCGGGAGCCATTCTTATTCTCGGAGGTtccctcttcatcatcctctccctTCCTTTCAACCCCTGGCAGAAATGCTTGCCGCACAAGAATAGCGCCACCTAG